DNA sequence from the Lysinibacillus sp. OF-1 genome:
TCTTTTGTGCCGATTGATTCTGGGTGAAACTGCAGACCATAAAGAGGATAATTCTTATGTTGAATGGCCATAATCTCCCCATCATCACCGGCTGTTGCAATTATGTTAAAATCCTTATGCAATGTCCTTGCTTCAATAATTAAAGAATGATAACGCATTACTTCAATATCACCCTTTATTCGCTTAAATAAACCTGTTTGCTCGTATTGTAATGGTGACAGCTTTCCATGCATAATATTTTGGGCCTGCACAATATTGGAGCCAAAAGCCTGCCCAATCGATTGATGGCCAAGGCATATGCCTAAAATGGGAAACTTTTGATACAGTTCCTTGATGACAGCTACCGTGATACCTGCTTCAGCAGGTGTTCCTGGTCCAGGAGATAAAATGATGGCTTCAGGCGACATTTCTTGAATTTCTTCTATTGTAATAGCATCATTTCGCACGACTTTAACGTTTTTTCCCAGCACGCTGATTTGTTGAAATAGGTTATAAGTAAAGGAATCATAATTATCGATTAATAAAATCATTTTTTGACCTCCAATAGCGCACGGGCTTTATTGAGCGTTTCCTCGTATTCCGACAATGGGATGGAGTCATAAACAATTCCCGCCCCTGCCTGTACATGGGCTTTTTGATCCTTAATGAGCATTGTCCGAATAGCGAGTGCTAAGTCCATATCACCTGTTGTTGAAATATAGCCCACCGCTCCCGCGTACACGCCCCGCTTCACTGGTTCCAATTCATTAATCAGTTGCATGGCTCGAATTTTAGGTGCTCCTGACACAGTCCCAGCTGGTAGACAAGCACGCAGTACATCCAGAACATGGAGGTCGTCTCGTAATTCTGCCATTACCTCTGACACCATATGCATCACATATTTATACCGTTCAATATTCATGTATTTCATTAGCTTTACAGAACCGACTTTGGCAATGCGTCCAAGATCATTGCGACCTAAATCTACTAACATACGATGCTCCGCTATTTCCTTTTCATCTGCTAATAGAGCATTTGCAATTGCTTCATCCTGTTCTGTTGTCGCGCCACGCGGCTTTGTACCAGCTATTGGATTGGTTGTCACCTGACGATTTTTTACCTTTACCAGACTTTCCGGAGATGTTCCTAAAATAACATAGGATCCAAAATCCATATAGAACATATAGGGTGACGGATTCGATGTGCGTAATTGACGATAAAGTGAGAATGGTGAACCTGTGAACGGTGCTGAAAAGCGTTGTGATAATACGATTTGAAAAATATCTCCTCTTAAAATATGCTGCTTAGCACGTTCCACCAAAGAAACAAATCGCCCCTTTGTCATCATTGGTGTAAAATGTAGTTCATCTACCTTCAATGCCTCAAAGGTCGTACCTGCACAAAGCTGTTGCTCTATTGTCGCAATAGCAGCCTCCATCTCCTCTATTGAACGCCCCTCCTGAAATAGATCAATCGAGGCTAGTGTGATTTCCTGTGTTACATGATCAAAAACAATAAAGGTATCATAGAAAAAAACATGCACATCAGGCATGGCTAAATCATCCTGTAAATAGTTTCCGATTTTTTCTGTATAAAAAGCTGTTTCATAGCCAAAGAAACCTATGATCCCACCAAAAAAGGCGAATGGATAGTGCTCCTCATGAAATGGCATAACTTGCTTTAATTGATCGAGCACATTCCCACTAATTGTGTCCTTTTCCATTCCTCTTGAAAAGATGAATTCTTCCTTGTTCCCTTTCAATTCAGCCACTGGATTGATGGCGATAAAGGAATATCGCCCACTTTCCTCATGCTTGGCTGATGATTCGAACAACATTTTATGCTGCCCGCTCAGTGATTGATACACAGAGATAGGGGTCATCATATCCCCCTGTAATACTTTCATGGCATACTTTCTAAGCTCAACTGTCATACTCTTCTCTCCTTCTCTAAGCTCTTCTCTGCTCTTCTACACCTATCTATCGCCTCCTCCTCAGCGTATGTGTGTTCAGATTTTTTCAAGTTACTAACATAGCATCTCTTCAAAATCTGTGACATCCGATGGAGGGGCTTTCTCTTGCTTCAGCGGGTGTTTGAATCTGCTAAAAAAGTAAAACAAGCATCTATCTCCCCTACACAAGAGGAAAATTTCTGCACCTCACGCTTCACTTTCAGACAAAAACATGACTGAATCAAGATAAAAAAAGGCCTTTCCATCACAAAAGGACGGAAAAGCCGTGGTGCCACCTTCATTGGTCTCCAATCTAGAAGACCCTCTTGAAGCCTTATAACGTAGGCATACGCTAATCCCTACTGTCGTTCAGGATTAGAGCTCCGAAGTCCATTCACCATTCATTTGTACTAGTTTCCACCAACCACTAGCTCTCTATGACAAATTTAAATAGCTACTACTCTTCATCAACGCTGATTTGTAAGTTATATTGTAATGCAAACTATCTCACAATTCAATTTATTTTTTATTTCGTAGACTGTCATCCTCGTAAGGGGTAGCTAACGTAATGGATAACTCCTCCATTATTTGACGAATAGCAAATAAAATATCCTGACGCACTTCTAGCATAACAGCTGTATCATTTGTAGCAATAAAGAAACGAACAAGTACACGATATGAATCATGATGAAATTCATCAATAAAAACATGGATCATCTCTTTCTCCGTTTTGGCATGCAAATAAATTTCCTTATGAATGGCTGTTAAAGCACTACGTAAATGGTCCTCCTCATTTTCGGCTGCTACATAGATAAATTGCTCACATTTCCGTTTTTCTCGTTTTGATAAATTATAAATAGGGCGGTTGACTAAATAGGAATTCGGCACATAGACAAGCCCCTTATCCCCTGTTTGAATTAAGGTACTTCGCAGATTGATATCTTCAATTGTGCCTTCAATTTTTTGATCTTCCGTTGCGATCCAATCTCCTATTTGGAATGGATTATCCAACGCGACAGACATACCACCAAATACATGTGCTAAAGTATCACGAATCCCAAAGGCAATCGCCACACCAGTTAAACCGATCCCTGTTAAAAAGCCATTGAGGTTAAAATCCCAAAACGAAGCAATCGTGAACATAGCAAAAATCATAATGATTACTTTACCAATTCGTAGAAAAAACGGTAATAAGACATTCTGATCCTCTTCACTCGTTAATTCGAATGGTTGTTTCGTATAAAAATTTAACACATCATAAATCCCTTTAAACGCAAAAAACACCAGAATTGACAATACAAAATTTTTCGTTGATCTATGCGTAAATAAAGGAACTTCTATTAAATAAGATAAACTCAGGACAATGACTGTCGTCATAAATGCATAGCCAATTGCTTTACTGAATTGGGCAAGTACATTCGCCTGGAATTTCCGCTGGCGATTTCTTAAAAAAGTCACTACACAATGAATGATTTTTTTTATGATGAAACGTTGAATAAGCCAACCAACTAAACAAATAATGGCGGCAATCAAGACATCCATCCAAGTTGGGACTGTAAATTTAGGTAATAACCAAAGTAATGAATCCATGTATTTCTCCTTTAAAAAACCTATGTATCTCCACCAAAAAGGAGCAAACCTTCAGAAACGGTTAGCCCCTATTTTTTTATTGTATAGCATCATCCGCAAAAAAAGCCTTATTGGCAAACCAAAACTGCTGTTTATTAAAATTATGTTCGTGCATGGCGATTACTGAAAATTCAGCATGGTATTTCCGCTTCATTTCCTCTAGCATCGTTCTTGCTTGTTTAGTTATGAGATGCTGTCCATCAATAGGCGTTCCTTCTGTAAAAATAATGACATCCGCTTCAGCATCGAGTTGATTTTCCTGTAGTAATGCTTTAACAAACTGTAAAACAGGCAATATTGCGGCTTCTCCTTGTGCCTTATATTCGATAAAACTCTTAAAATCAGCTAAATTTAAATGACCATTTTCAAAGCGATAGTGAACATGAATTTGACGATCATATGGAACAATATATAAATCGCGACCTTCACGATGAGCATTCATAAATAACGGTAAAATCATACTTTTACAAAGATCAGAGTAAGCAGCCATCCCCGTCGTTTGTTCTAAACAAATAATCATAGGCCCAGGTTCCTGTTGATATTCATGAAATGGCACATAAAAAATATTACCACTTTTTGTTGTCTGTTGCTTGAGCTTTTGACGTCTCAGCTCTGACCATTTTCGTTCATAATATAGGTATTGCTCATGGCCGTTTGCTAAGCGTTCAGCTTTTTCAATAGCAGGGATATTTTCTCGAATTTCATGCATAATATCTGCCAATTCTAGTGCAAATGCTGCCATATTTCGTAATGGCTCGCTCTTGAAAAAATAGTCGATAAAATAATGTTGTTCTCCTTCACTTAACTCCTCTAAATGTAAGTTTTTATAGAGAAAACGTAAATAGTCTAGTTGTTCGTTTGTCATCTGCTGGTCAAATTGCTCAATGAATGTTTCGATTGCATCTTTCACGTAGCAGCACCTCCTAAGCATCACATTTTTCGGATAATGTCTATAGTATAGCCAAAAAAAATTTTTGACAATACAATAGTGCTCGTTATAAAGACGCTAGGGAAAAAGACAATGTTGCTGCTACATAAAATTTTTTTATCCAAAAGAAAAGAAGAGCTAAAAGTAGCTCTTCCTCATTAATTATTTAATTCATAATGCTTGCCTTTGACTAAGTAAAATAGATGTTCTGCAATATTTGTCGCATGATCGGCAGAGCGTTCTAGATATCGGCAAATAAATGTGAGATGGGTTATCTGCGAAATATGTGCAGGATTTTCTACACCCGCGCGAAGTAAAAGTGTAATTGTTGCCCCGTATAAATCGTCTACATAATCATCTAATTCTGCGATTTCTTTGGCACGTACCGTATCTTCCTCTGTAAAGGCCTTCATGATACTCTCTAGCATTTCGACTGTTTTATTACACATCGTTTGTAGATTGGTTATCGGAAACACTATTGGTTCTTTGCCAATTCGAATCGCTTCCTTAGCAATATTAACCGCATAGTCGCCCACTCTTTCCATATCTGCTGCTGCTTTTACAAGGACCATAAGTCGACGCAAATCTGTTGCCACTGGTTGTTGCTTAGCAATCATTAAAATCACATGGTCATTAATTTCCTCTTCAAGACGATTAATGACTAAATCATCTTCTAAAATTTTCAAGGCTTTTTCTAAGTCCTGCTCTACTAATGCTTCAAAAGCCGTTTGTAGCGCTAGAATACTGCTGTTGGCAAGGGCAATAAATTGACCCTGTACCTCTTGTAACTCTTGTTCAAAACGCTCACGAACTACCATCTATTGCTCCTCCTTAGCCGAAACGTCCTGAAATATAATCTTCTGTGCGTTGATCCGCTGGTGTTTGGAAAATAATATCTGTTTTATCGTATTCAACAACCTCTCCACTTAGGAAGAATGCTGTGCGATCAGAAATACGAGCCGCTTGCTGCATATTATGTGTCACGATGATGATGGAATAATCTTTTTTCAGCTCTTGCACAAGCTCTTCCACCTTCAACGTAGAAATTGGGTCCAAAGCAGATGTTGGCTCATCCATTAAGATGACATCTGGTTCAATCGCTAAGCAACGTGCAATACAAATACGCTGTTGCTGACCACCCGATAACCCATAGGCATTTTGATTTAAACGATCTTTTACCTCATCCCAAATCGCTGCCCCTCTTAGTGACTTCTCCACAATCTCATCCAAAATCTTTTTATTTTTAATCCCATGGATTCTTGGTCCATAGGCAATATTATCATAAATAGATTTTGGGAATGGGTTCGGCTTTTGGAACACCATCCCTACACGTGTCCTTAATTCCTCTACTGTATAGCTTTTATCTAAAATATTTCGCTCACGATAGACGATTTCACCTGATGTTCGAACGCTTGGTACAAGTTCTACCATTCTATTTAATGTTTTTAGATACGTAGATTTACCACAGCCAGATGGCCCAATAATAGCCGTTACTTCATTTTCATAAATACTTAAATTAATATCTTTTAAACCATGGTGATCACCATACCATAAATTTAAGTTTCGTGTATCGTAGACAATATTCTTCGCTCTATCATCTGAAGACTTAGTTGCCATTTGATTCAACTTGACAATCGTTTTTTCCTCTTTTAAATCTAGCACCATAAGGTCACCTCATTAATAACGTTTTTGGAATTTATTTCGTATAAAGATAGCAATAGAGTTCATTAATAGCAGAACCGTCATAAGCACTAAAATACCTGCGGCCGCCACATACTGAAAGGCTTCTTGTGGTCGCTTTGCCCAATCATAAATTTGCATCGGTAATGCAGTGAATTGACTCAATAAACTATTCGGTAAAAACTGTAGAATAACTGGAATCCCGATGACAACAAGTGGAGCTGTTTCTCCAATGGCACGAGACATGGCTAAAATACTTCCTGTTAAAATACCCGGAATGGCAGCTGGTAGCACCACGCGTAAAATGGTTTGCCATTTCGTTGCACCCATACCATATGATGCTTCTCTTTGTTCATTTGGTACGGCACGAATAGCCTCCTGTGCAGCTACAATGATAACAGGCAATATTAATAAACTCATCGTAAACCCTGCGGCTAAAATACTTTTGCCTAGCCCCATCATACGGACAAAAATTGTTAATCCAAGTAATCCAAAAACGATGGAAGGTACACCTGCTAGATTCGATATGTTCATTCGAATAAAGTCGTTAATTCTATTTTTCTTAGCATACTCCTCTAAATAAATCGCAGTACCTACACCTAAAATAATAGATACTGGCGCAACAACTGCCATTAACCACAGTGACCCAATTAAGGCAGCTTTAATCCCTGCCTTATCTGCAAATCGTGATGCAAAATTAGTTAAGAAATCGATATTTAAATAACCAATTCCCTGTGACACTATGCGATATAACAAAATAGCTAAAGTCACAAGCGCAAACATAGTTGCTAAGAAAAATAAGGTTTTCCAAACTTTATTAAATGTAATACGCTTGGTCAATCGTTTCATGACGACCGTGTCATCCATATAGCGCATGCTAATAAACCTCCCTGAAGCGTTTCGAAATATAGTGAGCAAGTAAATTCATGATTAGTGTAAAGATAAATAATGTAAATCCTACTGAATAGATAGAGTAGTAGATTGTTGTACCATAACCTGCATCACCTGTTGAAACTTGTACAATGTACGCCGTCATTGTTTGAATGGAATCCGTTACATTTAAATCAAATTTCGGTGTAGATCCTCCAGCAAGTGAAACAATCATTGTTTCTCCAATTGCCCGGGAAATAGCTAACACGATTGAAGCAATAATTCCTGATAGTGCAGCTGGTAATACTACTTTAATAGCTACCTCAAATTTCGTCGCACCTAGAGCTAAAGCTCCTTCACGCATACTATTTGGTACGGATGACATCGCATCCTCTGATAGAGATGTAATCATAGGTAAAATCATGATACCTACAACAATCCCAGGACTTAATGCATTAAATAATTTGAGTCCAGGTACAATTTCTTGTAAAACAGGTGTGACAAACGTTAATGCAAAGAAACCATAGACGATTGTTGGTACACCGGCTAATACCTCTAAAATCGGTTTCACTGTACGTCTTGTTTTCTCACTTGCATATTCACTTAAATAGATAGCTGAAGCAATTCCAAATGGTACGGCTACTACAACTGCAATAAGTGTCACTTTTAATGTACCTGCGATTAATGGCAAAATTCCAAATAACGGTTCATTCCCTGAAAACGGTAACCACTTTGTCCCAAATAGGAAATCCGTAATCGACACACGTTTAAAGAACTCAAACGTTTCAAAAATAAGGGTGAAAACAATGCCAAACGTTGTTAAAATCGAAATAATAGCGGCAGAAAATAATAGAGCTGGCATTGCTTTTTCCACTATTTTCTTTGTTTTTTGA
Encoded proteins:
- the pstA gene encoding phosphate ABC transporter permease PstA — its product is MRYMDDTVVMKRLTKRITFNKVWKTLFFLATMFALVTLAILLYRIVSQGIGYLNIDFLTNFASRFADKAGIKAALIGSLWLMAVVAPVSIILGVGTAIYLEEYAKKNRINDFIRMNISNLAGVPSIVFGLLGLTIFVRMMGLGKSILAAGFTMSLLILPVIIVAAQEAIRAVPNEQREASYGMGATKWQTILRVVLPAAIPGILTGSILAMSRAIGETAPLVVIGIPVILQFLPNSLLSQFTALPMQIYDWAKRPQEAFQYVAAAGILVLMTVLLLMNSIAIFIRNKFQKRY
- the trpE gene encoding anthranilate synthase component I; translated protein: MTVELRKYAMKVLQGDMMTPISVYQSLSGQHKMLFESSAKHEESGRYSFIAINPVAELKGNKEEFIFSRGMEKDTISGNVLDQLKQVMPFHEEHYPFAFFGGIIGFFGYETAFYTEKIGNYLQDDLAMPDVHVFFYDTFIVFDHVTQEITLASIDLFQEGRSIEEMEAAIATIEQQLCAGTTFEALKVDELHFTPMMTKGRFVSLVERAKQHILRGDIFQIVLSQRFSAPFTGSPFSLYRQLRTSNPSPYMFYMDFGSYVILGTSPESLVKVKNRQVTTNPIAGTKPRGATTEQDEAIANALLADEKEIAEHRMLVDLGRNDLGRIAKVGSVKLMKYMNIERYKYVMHMVSEVMAELRDDLHVLDVLRACLPAGTVSGAPKIRAMQLINELEPVKRGVYAGAVGYISTTGDMDLALAIRTMLIKDQKAHVQAGAGIVYDSIPLSEYEETLNKARALLEVKK
- the pstB gene encoding phosphate ABC transporter ATP-binding protein PstB, which codes for MATKSSDDRAKNIVYDTRNLNLWYGDHHGLKDINLSIYENEVTAIIGPSGCGKSTYLKTLNRMVELVPSVRTSGEIVYRERNILDKSYTVEELRTRVGMVFQKPNPFPKSIYDNIAYGPRIHGIKNKKILDEIVEKSLRGAAIWDEVKDRLNQNAYGLSGGQQQRICIARCLAIEPDVILMDEPTSALDPISTLKVEELVQELKKDYSIIIVTHNMQQAARISDRTAFFLSGEVVEYDKTDIIFQTPADQRTEDYISGRFG
- the pstC gene encoding phosphate ABC transporter permease subunit PstC; translation: MVSQKENKTSSVQQLIANSRNQKTKKIVEKAMPALLFSAAIISILTTFGIVFTLIFETFEFFKRVSITDFLFGTKWLPFSGNEPLFGILPLIAGTLKVTLIAVVVAVPFGIASAIYLSEYASEKTRRTVKPILEVLAGVPTIVYGFFALTFVTPVLQEIVPGLKLFNALSPGIVVGIMILPMITSLSEDAMSSVPNSMREGALALGATKFEVAIKVVLPAALSGIIASIVLAISRAIGETMIVSLAGGSTPKFDLNVTDSIQTMTAYIVQVSTGDAGYGTTIYYSIYSVGFTLFIFTLIMNLLAHYISKRFREVY
- the phoU gene encoding phosphate signaling complex protein PhoU, giving the protein MVVRERFEQELQEVQGQFIALANSSILALQTAFEALVEQDLEKALKILEDDLVINRLEEEINDHVILMIAKQQPVATDLRRLMVLVKAAADMERVGDYAVNIAKEAIRIGKEPIVFPITNLQTMCNKTVEMLESIMKAFTEEDTVRAKEIAELDDYVDDLYGATITLLLRAGVENPAHISQITHLTFICRYLERSADHATNIAEHLFYLVKGKHYELNN
- a CDS encoding mechanosensitive ion channel family protein; the encoded protein is MDSLLWLLPKFTVPTWMDVLIAAIICLVGWLIQRFIIKKIIHCVVTFLRNRQRKFQANVLAQFSKAIGYAFMTTVIVLSLSYLIEVPLFTHRSTKNFVLSILVFFAFKGIYDVLNFYTKQPFELTSEEDQNVLLPFFLRIGKVIIMIFAMFTIASFWDFNLNGFLTGIGLTGVAIAFGIRDTLAHVFGGMSVALDNPFQIGDWIATEDQKIEGTIEDINLRSTLIQTGDKGLVYVPNSYLVNRPIYNLSKREKRKCEQFIYVAAENEEDHLRSALTAIHKEIYLHAKTEKEMIHVFIDEFHHDSYRVLVRFFIATNDTAVMLEVRQDILFAIRQIMEELSITLATPYEDDSLRNKK
- a CDS encoding anthranilate synthase component II; the protein is MILLIDNYDSFTYNLFQQISVLGKNVKVVRNDAITIEEIQEMSPEAIILSPGPGTPAEAGITVAVIKELYQKFPILGICLGHQSIGQAFGSNIVQAQNIMHGKLSPLQYEQTGLFKRIKGDIEVMRYHSLIIEARTLHKDFNIIATAGDDGEIMAIQHKNYPLYGLQFHPESIGTKEGNIMMQAFLDSIA